GGTAAAATTGATAAGGGCTCTGTGCTGTTATTTATTGAAGCCAAAAAAGCCATGCGTAATAAAGATTACAAAACGGCTAAACAAAAGTTGGGAGTGATTACGCAAAAAGATACGTCGTTGTCGGGTCCTTGGGTGTTGCTGGGTAATATTGCGGTTGAAGAAAAGCAATATAAGCTGGCCCAAGATCATTATAAACAAGCGTTAAAAATCACCCCTGAAAACATTAATGCGTTCATCGCTTTAGCAAAAGCGCAACGTTTAATGGGGGAGTTTGATGTGGCGCAAAATTCATTGGCGCAAGTGCTGAGTATTTGGAAAGACTGCCCAGAAGCCCATTTAAATTTAGGTATTTTGTATGACTTATATTTAAATCAGCCAAAAAAGGCACAGCAACACATCGAAGCGTATTTGTTTTTGACTCAATACAAAAATCCAACAGCGGTGGCTTGGTTTAATGAAATTCAAGCACGAACCGGTATTACAACCAGTTTTATTGATGCCAAACAAAAAACGACACCTAACGTGTTGATGGGCAGTACGGAGGGTTAAATGTG
This genomic stretch from Bermanella sp. WJH001 harbors:
- a CDS encoding tetratricopeptide repeat protein, coding for MKFVKPILLIASALVLAACASKMQIPLAGQKVELKETQGFIPKQAYDEQGKAVVYEPMLNPYLELKGKIDKGSVLLFIEAKKAMRNKDYKTAKQKLGVITQKDTSLSGPWVLLGNIAVEEKQYKLAQDHYKQALKITPENINAFIALAKAQRLMGEFDVAQNSLAQVLSIWKDCPEAHLNLGILYDLYLNQPKKAQQHIEAYLFLTQYKNPTAVAWFNEIQARTGITTSFIDAKQKTTPNVLMGSTEG